AGGTGGTTTCTTGGCCATGATATTGGAAACTATGTCGATTATGGTTTGATTGACCTCGTTTTTGAATCGAAGCCAGTCTTCTGCCGGAACCGGATACGCCGACAAGGTAAGCAAGGGCCCGTCCGTCTTCCATGCATCGATGGAAGGATTGGGGATATCGTCACAGGAAACGAGCGGATTGTTCGGACCCACGGATTGCATAACGCGAGCTTGTATTTCAGTGATACCGTGAGACGTGTCGCAGAtcacgcgagcgagcgatgcCTTTCTCAGTTCTCGCAATTgatctgaaaaaaaaagatgatttttAGAATGATCAAGTTTGGATGAAAAATCAAACGATTTATCGCGTAAGCACTGCCGCTGTGCGGCAAAGAAATACATATTATTGTGTGCAATTCGGACTTTTTTCAGGATATCGACCCGGCGCCGTATAGCACGAGCGGTCCAAGCAGAGAAGCCCAACGAAAAATAGTTCTAGCATAGGTTTTATACCGCTACGTCTATATAGACTCGGAGTGCAGGTTATGATGAGGGAAATGGGAAAGCGcttatgcgccacctatcgccGCTAGCCGGAGAGTAGTGAGCCGAGAAGTAAAGAGCAAAGGGACATCCTCGTACCCCGACTATCGCAGTGTatcttttgaaataaaaaataaaacaatgccaATAATCAGTCGTTTTCACAACAAACCTTCGGTAAACGATCCCGGATGACCCGCATTCTCGTACCAGTAGCTGTCTCCCACTTGCAACTTCTCAAACTGATTAGCGATCAAGCACGTAAAAGTCGGACCTAACAGTCCGTCCCCTTTAGGCCGTTCGGACAGTGCACCCGTGTACAAGTCGATATCGTCGACGTTGTCGTAAAGCTTCGAAATAGCATCCAGTGACTCGGGATCCATGTCATCTTTCAGTTCAGCGAAGCTTAATGGTTTTGGCTGACCGCAATACTCTCTCCATTTGACGTAGCCTGGCAGTCCGTGGTCTCGGCCTCGCTGGATGTTCAAGGACACGAGATCAAGACCGCATCCGACCGTCGTCGTATTGCTCACCGGATCCTCGAAGAGGTGGTCGGTCAGTTGGGAAGTGACGTGGGTCGACGTCTTTTGAATGCTGTTCGAGGTCGCACTTCTTATCGAACTTTCCACGCCGTCTGCAGCAAGAAGAATGAGAAATAGCTCAAAGTAAGAagcaagtttttttttataaattcgacgtaccttcATTGTACAACGAATAAGGGTTGAACAAAAGCTTGTGCAGCTGAATCCAGGACTCGGTTCCCTTTTCCTCGTCGGTCATCTTGATCAATCCCGGAATGAGCGTATGAGCGAATCTGAAAGCCGCAGCGGAGAAGTGATTGGCGATCGCTGGATCTACCTCGTCGTCCTTCTTCTCTCTAAAACCCATGCTCAGCGGTTCCAGCCCACGTTTCTTCATCTCGCTCTCGCCCAAGACGATCGGCAGGAACTCGCGGTAGGCTATGTGTTGAAGCTCAGCCCCGACTATCCTCCTGGACTCCTGGAAGATTTTCTCGTCGTCCCACTGCGGATTGACGTCGGCCAGGTCCTGAGCTATGCGATTGTGCAGTCGTGCCCAGAGCAGATGCATCGTCGTAAGGTGCAGATTCTCGTTGGATCTCTTGTCGCCCGACGCGAAGCAGTATCGACCGCGGGCCGCTTGCATCTGTTTGTTGCAGCCGTCGTTGGGATTCGTGCTTATTGGAAGCAATTCTCGATTGTCCGGGGTGATCTGCATGCGCAGTCGTCCGGACGAAAATTCGCGAAGACCCTCGACCACTTCCATGTCCACGCCGTAGATAACCGAGCCGTCGATGAACGACGTCACCTGTATGGAAACAGAAATAATTACGCGATTGTCGTGTACTGGCGTAATCAGATTCGCGATATTTGATGTTTCGCGCGGATTTCGACGGTGAATCTTTCGGGCTGAAAAATATGCCGTGTTTGCCAGAGGGAAACATGAATAATTCATGGTTTATTACGAAGATGAATCAACTTATAACGCGCTGTCGTCGTTCGCAAACAAATTCGCGCTTCGCCGGGATTCTGCAAGAGTTTGCCTTTCGTGTGTGCATACCCATTTTGCATGCGTAATTGAGATTAAGCTCATCATTAAATTGTATAAATCGAAGGGGAACACAGCGGGCAGTGTGCGCGGATATTCGATAATTCAAATGGAATTtcgatttttgataaataaataccaATATACTgtaatttaaagaaataataatcccaaaaaactgttttcaaaagtgaaaaccttgccaataaaaagactaataaacgtagtgaaatctctaagtattaaaatgtcaagtaaatgttttttgctatacgcattaagatataaaattaaagttaaaattagttttcccaaaaatgatatcttaatgcctatagcaaaaaacatttacttgacattttaatacttagagatttcactacgtttattagtctttttattggcaagattttcacttttgaaaaaagtttttttaggAGATTccacatcttttacaaagcatatcctccttgctattgcacttcatgaaatcttgatctattcgataGACAATAAGATACTATTCCTTTAGACATTGATCGCATCGCGCAAATAATCGtatagcattattatatgcatataagcGCGTGTGTCGCcgagtagcagacgaatgtcggtaaagtagatgAACCACTTTAACCACTGGTGTATAATACCTAATATAATACTCaccggaagtcacgtgaccggagTAGACGAAAAAAATCGGGAGAGAATGAAAACTCTgaatgaaaagaaatataccgagcaacttttcaacttgcaatattaagttaataacttaatatttttggatgaatctttttaatcATGAAAGATTAGattaatatattcaagtaAGGTTAAGAAAAcccaatttcaaagtatatagggttgcgccgtcgacaaatcgtacttcgtactttttcttgccCCAGCGCGGCGCTGTCGCGCCCCTTGATCAAATcttaaaatttaacatttttcaaaaagaaaaataacaacCATACGAAATGTTGTATTCTCAGTGTGCAAGCACTACTCAAAATCTctaaagaaaacaaagtaaaGGCATTAGGCCGTAAGCGCAGTGTCTCAAAGACAAATCCGCATCTACACAAGAACGTGACATTCACCTGATTCAGTTGCTGCCTCGGTCCGATCTTGCACTGCGCCGCAGGAGCTGACCTAACGAATTCCATACACGATAAGCCCAGCGAGTCATAGACCGGATCACCCGGTCCCACTTCGACGTTGAAACACTCCGGATGTCTTACGCCGTCGCTGTTCGGTTCGCAGCACGATAACGAGCTTCCGTTTCTGCCGCGACTGTCCGCGGTGGCTGTTATGTCGTGGTCGAGAAATTGGCCAAATACTGCCAGCATCACTGTGAATGACGGATTCGTACTCGGAGACGGCGGGTGTACCTGGAATATTGTACTTTCTATTAAAACGCAATTAAACTCTAACTACAACAGTCGATAGCCGAGAGCATAGTGCTTTACGTAAAGGATTGCGTACAGTCTAACATGTCTAGTAGCCTTCAATCGTTCGAGATTCCTGATCTCGAAGAAAATTATTACGTAACCTGTCACCGCATTTTCTTcgcaattttttcaaacactAACCTTGCGTCTAACGAGTCTAGCGGACGGCAAAGGATTGCCATACTTCCCAACCCTTGGTGCAGAGATACCGTCAGCATAATCCGGTGGTAAACTCCTCGCGAAAGGCGTGTACGCCATTCCACGATTCTCCGGATGGTTGCAAGCACCGTCGAACCTCCTGTACTTCGACGGGACACTGGGACAGACTACGTTGTGGTCTCTGGGGCAGACGACCTCGGGAAGCCATCCACCGTCTATGTAACTCCCGAAACTCGACGGTTTGCCCATGAACGACCTGCTGGTTTCGATCTTCTGAGTAGCGGCTATTTCCGCGACGCCGACCAGAGCTAGCCGGTTGGCGACGGAAGTCGTGCTGACGGCCATCTGGTGCCGTGAGTTGGGCGAAGGTGAAGGTAAGGGTTTCGTCACGCTGTCGGCCTGCCAACGAGCTGCCAAGGCTGCGCGACCTGCTCCCACGGCTTCCTTTAGCTCTTCGTCGGTCAGGTTGCTGGCGGGTGGTCCCGACTGTTTTAGAGATGGCCGTTGACCCGTGGACTGTAAACCGCTGACTACCTGGTCCGGGGTTGAAACGTTGGTCTCAGGTGGGAGGACGTCAGGGTGGTTCACCGTGTAGCTGACCGTCACTATCAGTGCCATGATGAAGGTGGCTCTGGAAGTATTTTGATATGATTGAGTAATTTTGAGCCAGAGTAGTCTGCTTATGAATTATTGATAGGGAGGAAAAAGGACTTTTTTTGAAGTGGATAAACAAGTTACGTAAACGGGCGAGTTTACGAAgctttattctttttttagcGATggtgtttgaaaaatttttgttttaaaattgatCGAAGTGGAATGACAAGGTTTCATCACGTAACCGTCGAAATTATAGGCTCTGCGCTCTGCTAATTACTCCGATAGAGGAGTGCGTGAAATCTTGAAATAAATCCTGACTTGATTAGAAAATACACCTGCTCGATGAACTAGCtgtttttaaattgtaaacaaACACAACTGTACATTAGAACCTCATCTCTGATGCATTTTTCATTGCAATCAACAACGAGCTATCATCTCGTTACATAATGAAATACTCATAATATCCACTAATCGACGTTTTCATAGGCAATTCTCCTATACCGcagtaaaaatgaaatacgtgATAATACCTTTATACACTTCGATACGCCCCAGCCTTTCCGCTTTCGCATATTCTAAACGATAACAGTGCAAAACGTAGATAAGAAGAAAATATAGGTCGACTTGTACAAGCGAATCTCCCATCCACCCACGCCAGAGGAACAATTTATGCAACACCGAAACTTgccaaaaattcaaaaaaaaactcacaATATGGTGACAAACATGATGCATTGCAGTTGGCGCTCCCTCCTACGCCTCGAGTAAAACCGGTAGGTGTCCGGCGTGTAAAAAGGTGCCGCCGGCATCGAGCCGAAACTTTGGCTCGGCCCTGCTAACGGCGTCTTCTCCGTCGACATTATTGTTTTCTCGCGCCTTCCTCTTGGCTCTTAAGCAATAAACGGACAGCATCTACGCGACACTGCGAGATCCGATGCGTCTTGGCAATGTTATAGTTATAACTCCTGGATGTGTGTAATACGTAACGAGACTGTTTTTGTAATTACAGCGTTTCGAGCTGAAAACGCTTTTTACCGTGGTATTGCTTGAATTTTTACTTGATTTATaaactatattttatttttaataacggTCAAGGGCTAATAGTTAATGTCTCCTTGAATTGAACGAAATGACGCAATGTGGCTGCGATGTGGCGTAGATACGCCCTTTTCTAGTTCATACGACCGAGTTatcgatatttttaaataaataattcgaGGATTTGAACTAAATTCAAGAAATCCCACCAGCAACGTATCACACACCCACGCAGTACACGACGAAATAGTCAGACACCAATATATGTACCACGATAAAAACGTTGAATTacgacaaaataataaaaacagcctttctacacacacacaatacaAGCCTACTGTCAGAGAAATGCAGCCCAACAGTTGAGCGCGATGCACCGACTGACCTCGGAGAAAAAGAGCCGCCGGATCTTTAACGGCGCCGGTACACCGCGCGGCTTATGTAACGCCATAAGAGTGTCGCAGCTATGTGTGCACACACCGGCAGGTATATGTACAGTCGGTGGGAGTCGCTAGTACATTACCATGCAATCCTATACGAGCTGTATATAGCACACTCAAAGATGCGTTTTGAGGGAGATTcgctttcatttttgt
The sequence above is drawn from the Nasonia vitripennis strain AsymCx chromosome 4, Nvit_psr_1.1, whole genome shotgun sequence genome and encodes:
- the LOC100123757 gene encoding uncharacterized protein LOC100123757 isoform X2; amino-acid sequence: MEQPTERTLLTRPSEHTSYAGIMRNRRGKIQQCQCCVCAFIAATFIMALIVTVSYTVNHPDVLPPETNVSTPDQVVSGLQSTGQRPSLKQSGPPASNLTDEELKEAVGAGRAALAARWQADSVTKPLPSPSPNSRHQMAVSTTSVANRLALVGVAEIAATQKIETSRSFMGKPSSFGSYIDGGWLPEVVCPRDHNVVCPSVPSKYRRFDGACNHPENRGMAYTPFARSLPPDYADGISAPRVGKYGNPLPSARLVRRKVHPPSPSTNPSFTVMLAVFGQFLDHDITATADSRGRNGSSLSCCEPNSDGVRHPECFNVEVGPGDPVYDSLGLSCMEFVRSAPAAQCKIGPRQQLNQVTSFIDGSVIYGVDMEVVEGLREFSSGRLRMQITPDNRELLPISTNPNDGCNKQMQAARGRYCFASGDKRSNENLHLTTMHLLWARLHNRIAQDLADVNPQWDDEKIFQESRRIVGAELQHIAYREFLPIVLGESEMKKRGLEPLSMGFREKKDDEVDPAIANHFSAAAFRFAHTLIPGLIKMTDEEKGTESWIQLHKLLFNPYSLYNEDGVESSIRSATSNSIQKTSTHVTSQLTDHLFEDPVSNTTTVGCGLDLVSLNIQRGRDHGLPGYVKWREYCGQPKPLSFAELKDDMDPESLDAISKLYDNVDDIDLYTGALSERPKGDGLLGPTFTCLIANQFEKLQVGDSYWYENAGHPGSFTEDQLRELRKASLARVICDTSHGITEIQARVMQSVGPNNPLVSCDDIPNPSIDAWKTDGPLLTLSAYPVPAEDWLRFKNEVNQTIIDIVSNIMAKKPPPGSLPTDWLAFQKDINMTFMDLKDKFSALHPKVVTNVSLAEKEAADSNSFDWMALKGQVNATVQDIMDVIYANKPPPGSLPADWLIYRKKIDDSLIGFRKKFKILDLKDAPSDITTGQSTPNLKQVGDIPTIDWSAIKNDINKTIMDVVISINGSKPLPGSTPADWFAFKKKINDTLAGFKNKFKGLHPKPVTPVEKLGASGNQSTFDWAALKDDLSEILKQFIESKKPPLDNVPADWDWNAFQKDVNNTLDRLTDEFLMKLNSTTFSSESNDEAKSKDDTNVPADAEDSNANKTIAEIVADIKASKPAAGSPQADWVAYSKKLIKVFTDLKNKTANTYAKGKPKTKVKLSENAVDVNKILTDLLTTVKNKPPIDSPVSDWLAYKKQIKAMTTKIKGEFAEIKKTELAKPDLVTESDVTFDWAEWKNQINSTLDKLIAEVAITPPGDTRWPAFKVALNKTLMGFKNQLAKMQEHPPLIKLMQVLSSDLADFKERVNSTIEDTLDDILGNMPPAGDPAWLNYNSYIKTRYAQMREDLMAIKTEWLEKTKMATEVMMVSNAKLSATSSASTFQSTLGSTKCQLQISILFVSTIILVRWSET
- the LOC100123757 gene encoding uncharacterized protein LOC100123757 isoform X1, translated to MSTEKTPLAGPSQSFGSMPAAPFYTPDTYRFYSRRRRERQLQCIMFVTILATFIMALIVTVSYTVNHPDVLPPETNVSTPDQVVSGLQSTGQRPSLKQSGPPASNLTDEELKEAVGAGRAALAARWQADSVTKPLPSPSPNSRHQMAVSTTSVANRLALVGVAEIAATQKIETSRSFMGKPSSFGSYIDGGWLPEVVCPRDHNVVCPSVPSKYRRFDGACNHPENRGMAYTPFARSLPPDYADGISAPRVGKYGNPLPSARLVRRKVHPPSPSTNPSFTVMLAVFGQFLDHDITATADSRGRNGSSLSCCEPNSDGVRHPECFNVEVGPGDPVYDSLGLSCMEFVRSAPAAQCKIGPRQQLNQVTSFIDGSVIYGVDMEVVEGLREFSSGRLRMQITPDNRELLPISTNPNDGCNKQMQAARGRYCFASGDKRSNENLHLTTMHLLWARLHNRIAQDLADVNPQWDDEKIFQESRRIVGAELQHIAYREFLPIVLGESEMKKRGLEPLSMGFREKKDDEVDPAIANHFSAAAFRFAHTLIPGLIKMTDEEKGTESWIQLHKLLFNPYSLYNEDGVESSIRSATSNSIQKTSTHVTSQLTDHLFEDPVSNTTTVGCGLDLVSLNIQRGRDHGLPGYVKWREYCGQPKPLSFAELKDDMDPESLDAISKLYDNVDDIDLYTGALSERPKGDGLLGPTFTCLIANQFEKLQVGDSYWYENAGHPGSFTEDQLRELRKASLARVICDTSHGITEIQARVMQSVGPNNPLVSCDDIPNPSIDAWKTDGPLLTLSAYPVPAEDWLRFKNEVNQTIIDIVSNIMAKKPPPGSLPTDWLAFQKDINMTFMDLKDKFSALHPKVVTNVSLAEKEAADSNSFDWMALKGQVNATVQDIMDVIYANKPPPGSLPADWLIYRKKIDDSLIGFRKKFKILDLKDAPSDITTGQSTPNLKQVGDIPTIDWSAIKNDINKTIMDVVISINGSKPLPGSTPADWFAFKKKINDTLAGFKNKFKGLHPKPVTPVEKLGASGNQSTFDWAALKDDLSEILKQFIESKKPPLDNVPADWDWNAFQKDVNNTLDRLTDEFLMKLNSTTFSSESNDEAKSKDDTNVPADAEDSNANKTIAEIVADIKASKPAAGSPQADWVAYSKKLIKVFTDLKNKTANTYAKGKPKTKVKLSENAVDVNKILTDLLTTVKNKPPIDSPVSDWLAYKKQIKAMTTKIKGEFAEIKKTELAKPDLVTESDVTFDWAEWKNQINSTLDKLIAEVAITPPGDTRWPAFKVALNKTLMGFKNQLAKMQEHPPLIKLMQVLSSDLADFKERVNSTIEDTLDDILGNMPPAGDPAWLNYNSYIKTRYAQMREDLMAIKTEWLEKTKMATEVMMVSNAKLSATSSASTFQSTLGSTKCQLQISILFVSTIILVRWSET